The stretch of DNA CGGCTGCTGCGCCCTTGTCGCTACCGCCGGCGCTGCCGTGGCGAGCGATCCCTTGCCGGATTGGCCGGCGCAGACCTGCGCGATGACGCGGATCAAGCTCATCGCCAAAGTGATCAAGCTGCAAACGAACTGCCTGGCCAAGGCCCACAAGAAAGCCAAGGAGGTCGACCCCGACTGCATCGCGCGCGCGGACGCGAAGCTCGATCTACTGTGGGCCAAGAACGACCAGAGGTCCGAATGCACCTCCGAAGTCGACGGTCTCCTGCAAAACGTCCACGACCTGATCGACGAGCTCCGGATCACCCTCACCGACAACGCCGTCCTCGGGCTCGATCCCGAGCCCCTCAACGGCGACGACCCGCGGCGGCTCGTGTTCGCAGTGCCGCTCTGCAACTCCGTGCGCGAGGACTTCATGACCGATCTGGAGTGGCGGGAGCACTGGATCTCGACCGGCTGCTTCCCCAACTTCCTCGCGGATGTCGAGGAAGATGAGGCCGTGCACCTCGAGGATCTCCTCCAAACGCCTACGCTCGATGGGCAGCCGTCGGTGCTCGGGGAGTACTGCGACGACCTCGCCGACTACCGGGGCTACTTCCCGGCGGCGTGGCCGGCGACCTTCGACGTCTGGGCGAGCGCGGCGGGCACCGATCCGGCGAACCGGTTCGAGAGGGCCGCCGGCAACTACGTCCTGCCGCAGGGCTCGGTCGTTGCCAACGGGTGGGACGATCTGGTCGATGGGACGCTGGACATCCTGATGTTCTCGACCGTCGACGGGTCACCGGTCTCCTGGGGATCCTTTGCCGGCACCGGCACCGCCCCCGACGGCACCGAAGCCAACCACTGCGATTCCTGGACCAACTTCACCGAAGGGGCTCAGACCACCTTCGGAAACCCCGTCGAGCTGTGGAACGGCTGGTGGACGCAAGAGGAGCCCGATCTGCCTTGCAATTTGATCCCGTGGCTTCGAGAAAACTTCCCGCCCAGCGACCTGGTCGTGTACTGCTTCCAGCAGACCGGTCCGGATCCGAACCTGCGCCGGGAAGACGACGACTGAGGGCGGAGGGGACGACGACCGACCTTCGCCACGGTCCCGGCGGCGCCGGCCCGCGGCGCCACGAGTGGAGTTGGGCGGGTCGGTCTCCGAGGAGACCGATCGACAGAATCGGGGGACCGTGGGGCCCGACCTGAGCCTTTCGGATCACCTTGAGGTCTCCGTCGCTGGAGACCTGGCTCACTTCGAGCAGGAGGAGCGGCCTCTTCCCGCGGTGGCCACGCCGGCCCTACAGCAAGGTCGGCACATCGGGCGCCTGATCCGTGACGAGCTGCGCGGACGTCCGCGCAGGGCCTTCGCTTATCCGGACAAGGTCCAGATGGCGACCATTGGCCGCCGCCGCGCGGTGATGGAGAGTGGCAACATCCGGTCGCCGGTTTCACCGCGTGGGTTCTGTGGCTCTAGGTCCACATCTACTACTTGAGCGGATTTCGGAATCGACTGTTGGTGTTGTTTCAGTGGGGGTGGTCGTACTTGACGTTCTATCGAGGCGCGCGATTGATCATCGAGAAGCGCTGGCGATCCTACTCCGACGTCGCCCCTTGAGACGGGCGTTTCTGGTGCACGGAGTCCCGCGCCGAACACCGGCATGCGCTCAGTCCCTCTTTTCGTCCTCGTCCTCCTCGCTCCATGCGGATAGCCGACATGAAGCCCCTTTTTGGCTCCCATCCGACCTAACGGCGCCTTATCGGACGTATGCGTGCGCCTCGTTCTGCCTCATGGACGGCAGGGGCCGGAGGCCGTGGGCGAGCAAGTTCGGATCGCATTCGAGGAGCAGGAGCGACCCACGCGAACATCGATCGCGAAGCGACTCGGAATGGGAGACCGCACATTTCAGAGGCGGCTCCACGATGAAGGAACGACCTTTCGAGCGGTCGTCGAGCAGGAGAGAGGGAGCGTAGCTCTGTCGATGCTGCGAGAGCCCGGATGTCGCGTGGTCGACGTCGCGTTCGCCGTCGGTTTCGACGACGCGACGGGCTTCACGAAGGCGTTCCAGCGTTGGACCGGAGAGAGCCCGTCCACCTACCGGGCGTGGTTCACGAAGCGCGACGAGCTGCCGGAGGCACCTCGCGCCGGTGTCTACATTGACGATGTGTTCGTTCCCAGTCCGGCATCTGAAGCGGGTATTGAGGCCGGAGATGTTCTTGTGGCGGTAGGGGGTCGCGAATTGCTCTCGGTGTCCGACTTCCAGCGAGAACTCTATCTCGCCGGCGTTGGCCGTGAGGTTTCCCTCTCGATCCATCGTGGTGGAAACGCCATGACAAAGAGAGCCAAAATCGAGCAGCGCCCCAAGGATCTTCTTCCCTGAATAGCGCATCCGGTGCACTGGCGCGCAGCCCGGGCTCGACGAGTTCTTTAGGAGTCTGCTGTTTCTCCAGATCTTGGCGACCGACCGCTCGGGAGCTATCCTGCGTTTCACGGGGTATTCTAGAAATCAGGAGGAGTGATGGATCCACACCGAATCTCGACAGCACAGCAACTTCGCGAAGTCGTGGGTGAAGAGTTGCCGCTGACGGCGGCGAAGGTATTTCCCGAACTCGAAGAGACTGCCGAGGCGTTCATCCGAGCTTCGCCATTTTTGATTCTCTCGACCGCCGACGCAAAGGGCAATATCGATGTTTCTCCCAAGGGGGATCCTCCCGGGTTCGTTCGCATCGAGAATTCGAAAACGCTTCTGATTCCAGATCGTACGGGGAACAAGATGGCTCTCGGCCATCTCAACGTACTGGAGAATCCGAAGGTTGGACTCATCTTCCTTCTGCCGGGGACCCCGGAGACTTTGCGGCTCAGTGGGGTGGCCGAACTCAGCCGCGACCCGTCTCTGCTGGCGAGTATGGAGGTTCGTGGGAAGCCGGCGGTGCTGGCGATTCGCGTGCACGTCGAAGAAGTGTTCTTCCATTGCCCGAAGGCCTTCATGCGCTCCAAGCTTTGGGATTCTGCGTCGTGGGGAGAGCGCCGGCGTATCTCGATGGGCAAGATCCTTGCCCGGCGGTTGGATAAGGATACCAAGTTTGCGCAAGCGATCGACGACTTCACGGAGCAGTCCCGGCAAGAACTAGCGAAGCGCATCTAGGTTTGTTGGTGTCGCGGATAGCCGACATGAAGCCCCTTTTTGGCTCCCATCCGACCTAACGGCGCCTTACCGGACGTATGCGTGCGCCTCTTTCTGCCTCATGGACGGTTGTCGAAGGTCCAACAGGACCTAAGGAGCTTCGCCGGCATCGGCAAAAGCGATTCCAAGCCAATCGCCATCAATTTCCGTAAAGACGTTAACCCGCCAGGTTGGGGCATAGGCCACACCGTCCACCGCGATCGTCCCGCGATACGAAACCGTCAACGTGGATCCAGCCTGCGTCGTTGTGAAATCCGAAAGCGCAAAGTCGCCAAAGGTTTCGGCATCAATCGTCGCAAGGACTGCTTCGCGAGAACTGGGGCCCGTAGAAATCACAGACTGGAAACTGCTCGCAAACTTCGCTGCCAGCACCGCGCTATCCCCAAGGTCCAGACCTTCGTAATACTCGACCACCAGACGCTCGCCCAACTCCTGAATATCCGGATTTTCGCCACTCGACGAACCACAACCCGTCGGCAAGATAAACATGCCCGCCATCAAGATAGTCGCCATCGCCAAAGTCATCAGTGTTTTCATTGCCCTGATATGCCAGACCGTCAACCCCATAGAAAGTCGATCTGACGGCAGGAAACAGG from Candidatus Binatia bacterium encodes:
- a CDS encoding helix-turn-helix domain-containing protein; the protein is MGEQVRIAFEEQERPTRTSIAKRLGMGDRTFQRRLHDEGTTFRAVVEQERGSVALSMLREPGCRVVDVAFAVGFDDATGFTKAFQRWTGESPSTYRAWFTKRDELPEAPRAGVYIDDVFVPSPASEAGIEAGDVLVAVGGRELLSVSDFQRELYLAGVGREVSLSIHRGGNAMTKRAKIEQRPKDLLP
- a CDS encoding pyridoxamine 5'-phosphate oxidase family protein, with product MDPHRISTAQQLREVVGEELPLTAAKVFPELEETAEAFIRASPFLILSTADAKGNIDVSPKGDPPGFVRIENSKTLLIPDRTGNKMALGHLNVLENPKVGLIFLLPGTPETLRLSGVAELSRDPSLLASMEVRGKPAVLAIRVHVEEVFFHCPKAFMRSKLWDSASWGERRRISMGKILARRLDKDTKFAQAIDDFTEQSRQELAKRI
- a CDS encoding nuclear transport factor 2 family protein — translated: MKTLMTLAMATILMAGMFILPTGCGSSSGENPDIQELGERLVVEYYEGLDLGDSAVLAAKFASSFQSVISTGPSSREAVLATIDAETFGDFALSDFTTTQAGSTLTVSYRGTIAVDGVAYAPTWRVNVFTEIDGDWLGIAFADAGEAP